The Chrysemys picta bellii isolate R12L10 chromosome 12, ASM1138683v2, whole genome shotgun sequence genome has a segment encoding these proteins:
- the LOC135974692 gene encoding uncharacterized protein LOC135974692: MRARSKATLTDCPGAGPDRERRERGCGLSSCGGGRKPAKMAGKDSELEKGLHAIVGSFYKYAKGPPGAQVLDQAAFQKLLNNELSHQLTEVQSTEAGKDLLKRYADKKGISFEEYWKLVAFVCQTIQCNNYSKRGRKPAETAGKDSELEKGLHAIVGSFYKYAKDKGGAQALDQAAFQKLLNNELSHQLTDVQSTEAGKDLLKKLDTDKNQLISFEEYWELVALICYAIERYNYSKQ, encoded by the exons ATGAGAGCCAGAAGCAAGGCGACATTAACTGACTGCCCCGGTGCAGGGCCCGACAGAGAGAGACGAGAACGAGGCTGCGGGCTGTCATCCTGTGGAG GTGGAAGGAAGCCAGCCAAGATGGCTGGGAAAGACTCTGAGCTGGAGAAAGGCCTCCATGCCATCGTGGGCAGCTTCTACAAATACGCCAAGGGCCCGCCCGGAGCCCAGGTGCTGGACCAGGCGGCTTTCCAGAAGTTGCTCAACAACGAGCTGAGCCATCAGCTCACG GAAGTGCAGAGCACAGAGGCGGGGAAGGACCTGTTGAAGAGGTATGCAGACAAGAAGGGCATCTCCTTCGAGGAATACTGGAAGCTGGTCGCTTTCGTCTGCCAAACCATCCAGTGTAACAATTACAGCAAAC GTGGAAGGAAGCCGGCCGAGACGGCTGGGAAGGACTCTGAGCTGGAGAAAGGCCTCCATGCCATCGTGGGCAGCTTCTACAAATACGCCAAGGACAAAGGCGGAGCCCAGGCGCTGGACCAGGCGGCTTTCCAGAAGTTGCTCAACAACGAGCTGAGCCATCAGCTCACG GATGTGCAAAGCACAGAGGCGGGGAAGGACCTGTTGAAGAAACTGGATACAGACAAGAATCAGCTCATCTCCTTCGAGGAATACTGGGAGCTGGTCGCCTTAATCTGCTACGCCATCGAGCGTTACAATTACAGCAAACAGTGA